In Mastigocladopsis repens PCC 10914, a single window of DNA contains:
- a CDS encoding serine/threonine-protein kinase: MLCCLNPDCPNPLNPDGSQQCRSCSTPLISLLRGRYRVIKLLSDEGGFSRTYLAEDIDKLNEPCVVKQLAPKVQETSALKKAVELFKEEAKQLQQLGEHHQIPTLLAYFEQDKYLFLVQQYIEGQNLLKELHTQGTYTESKIRELLLDLLPVLEFIHERGVIHRDIKPQNIIRRDSDKRLVLIDFGASKQFTATVQTKIGTTIGSHGYTPIEQMQDGKAYPASDLFSLGATCFHLLTGISPSKLWMQHGYSWVNHWRRYLNNPGQGGTIPRRLKLGNLLDKLLKVDIEKRYQSADEVLKDVLSQSQPVSSTVLSSASSSGLLVPLLPDGKLKKHLLIGAGIVLLGLGGVWYSSYSRPIAITKPSNPSQPINRTSEDSDSPYTLKGHSSDVNSVAFSPDDMSLASGSDDKTIKLWNLANQQEIRTFKGHLGWVWSVAFSPDGKTLASGSKDKTIRLWNLETGQELGTLDGHSDGVCSITFSPDGKTLASGSLDQTIKLWNLETGKEIRTFKGHSKAVDSVVFSPDGASLASGSWDKTIKLWNLATGKEIRTLTGHSEMVLSVAFSPDGVTLASGSKDKTVKLWNLVTGEVTRTLKEHSDKVNSVAYLQNPGNNQTPNGVILVSGSNDNTIKLWNPTTGKEIRTLKKDSGYIYSVAISPDGQTIASGGSADNIIKIWQLPR, translated from the coding sequence ATGCTCTGCTGCCTGAATCCCGATTGCCCGAATCCTTTGAATCCAGATGGTAGCCAGCAATGCCGTAGTTGCAGTACACCATTGATTTCTTTATTGAGGGGTCGTTACCGTGTCATCAAGTTACTGTCTGATGAAGGGGGATTTAGCAGAACTTACTTAGCAGAGGATATAGACAAGCTGAATGAACCTTGCGTTGTTAAGCAATTAGCACCAAAAGTCCAGGAGACTTCAGCTTTGAAAAAGGCGGTTGAGCTGTTTAAAGAAGAGGCAAAACAACTACAGCAATTGGGAGAACATCATCAAATTCCCACACTTTTGGCTTACTTTGAGCAGGATAAATACCTGTTTTTGGTACAGCAATATATCGAGGGGCAGAATTTACTAAAAGAATTGCATACACAGGGAACTTATACTGAAAGCAAAATTCGAGAACTTTTGCTGGATTTACTGCCTGTTCTTGAGTTTATCCATGAGCGTGGGGTCATTCATCGGGATATCAAACCGCAGAATATTATTCGCCGTGATAGTGATAAGCGATTAGTGCTGATTGATTTTGGAGCCTCAAAGCAGTTCACAGCAACAGTGCAGACTAAAATCGGGACGACTATTGGCTCGCATGGTTACACCCCAATCGAACAGATGCAGGATGGAAAAGCTTACCCAGCTAGTGATTTATTCAGTTTGGGTGCAACTTGCTTTCATCTGCTGACAGGGATTTCCCCATCTAAACTATGGATGCAACATGGCTATAGTTGGGTGAATCATTGGCGGCGATATTTGAATAATCCCGGTCAGGGCGGAACAATCCCACGCCGATTGAAGTTGGGTAATCTTTTAGACAAACTGTTAAAAGTAGACATCGAAAAGCGTTATCAATCGGCTGATGAAGTTCTTAAGGATGTGCTAAGTCAGTCACAACCAGTATCCTCAACTGTACTTTCATCTGCCTCATCATCTGGGCTACTTGTTCCATTACTACCAGACGGCAAGCTGAAGAAACATCTGTTGATTGGTGCTGGCATTGTGCTGTTAGGATTGGGAGGAGTTTGGTATTCTTCATACTCTCGCCCAATAGCAATCACCAAGCCTTCTAACCCCAGTCAGCCCATAAATAGAACCTCGGAAGATTCTGATTCACCCTACACCCTGAAGGGACATTCCAGTGATGTAAATTCTGTCGCTTTTTCTCCCGATGATATGTCCCTTGCTAGTGGGAGTGATGATAAAACAATCAAGCTATGGAATTTAGCCAACCAACAGGAAATCCGTACTTTTAAGGGACACTTGGGCTGGGTTTGGTCTGTCGCCTTCAGTCCCGATGGCAAAACTCTTGCCAGTGGTAGTAAGGACAAAACTATCAGATTATGGAATTTAGAAACGGGACAGGAACTTGGCACTTTAGATGGGCATTCTGATGGCGTCTGTTCCATCACCTTTAGCCCAGATGGCAAAACCCTTGCCAGTGGAAGTTTGGATCAGACAATTAAACTGTGGAATCTGGAAACGGGTAAGGAAATCCGCACTTTCAAGGGACATTCCAAAGCAGTTGATTCTGTTGTCTTCAGTCCCGATGGTGCATCCCTTGCCAGTGGGAGTTGGGATAAGACGATTAAACTGTGGAATCTAGCAACAGGAAAGGAAATTCGCACACTGACAGGACATTCCGAAATGGTTCTTTCCGTTGCCTTTAGTCCTGATGGCGTTACTCTTGCTAGTGGTAGCAAGGACAAGACAGTTAAACTGTGGAATCTAGTGACAGGAGAAGTAACTCGCACACTGAAGGAGCATTCCGACAAAGTGAATTCTGTCGCATATCTGCAAAACCCTGGTAACAATCAAACTCCCAATGGAGTGATACTCGTCAGTGGTAGCAATGACAACACAATTAAACTTTGGAATCCGACAACAGGGAAGGAAATTCGTACCTTGAAGAAGGATTCTGGCTATATTTATTCTGTCGCTATCAGTCCAGATGGACAGACTATTGCCAGTGGTGGCAGTGCTGATAACATTATCAAGATTTGGCAGTTGCCTCGTTAG
- a CDS encoding serine/threonine-protein kinase encodes MLCCLNPDCSNPLNPCGIPNCQSCGVPLIPLLRGHYRVIKVLSDEGGFGRTYLAEDVDKLNERCVVKQLAPKVQGTYALKKAIESFQQEAQRLQELGKNSQIPTLLAYFEEDSYLYLVQEFIDGQTLLKELRQQGTCSETEIREVLLDLLPVLKFIHERGVIHRDIKPQNIMRRSPQPMLTRGVGGMSASGGKIGGAKGELVLIDFGASKQLSATVRTKPGTTIGTRGYSPLEQLQDGEAYPASDLFGLGATCFHLISGVSPGLLWTENGYSWVASWRQYLKRPISTDLAEIFDKLLKKDIKERYQSVDEVIKDLVSEPLPSPSPILTNRLLAGAVILLLGFGGVWYVNDFQLLDFIGDKNSFLIKTLNGHSNLVTSVAISPIPPDSPLSKGGLGGILVSSSFDTTLKLWNLATGKEIFTLEGNAGSVHSVATSPDGRTVASGNGDNTIKLWNPLTGQEIRTLYGHLSSVESLAISSDSKMLASGSFNGTIILWKLPSGKEIATINSHSGAVKSVAFSPDGKTLASGSEDNTIKLWNLASKKVIRIFKGHSQPIRSVAITPDGKTLASSSADDTIKLWNLSTGQEIHTFKGHSFSVNSIAITPDGKILASGSSDHTIKLWDLATKWEIRTLKGHSKEVTSIAISPDGKTLASAGTDGTINLWRMVR; translated from the coding sequence ATGCTCTGCTGCCTCAACCCCGATTGCTCAAACCCCCTCAATCCTTGTGGGATACCGAATTGCCAGAGTTGCGGCGTGCCACTGATACCGCTTTTGAGAGGTCACTATCGTGTTATCAAGGTACTTTCAGATGAGGGTGGATTTGGCAGAACCTACTTGGCTGAAGATGTAGACAAGCTCAATGAACGCTGCGTCGTCAAGCAATTGGCACCGAAAGTCCAGGGTACATATGCTCTGAAGAAGGCGATTGAGTCATTTCAACAAGAGGCTCAAAGATTGCAAGAACTAGGGAAAAATTCACAAATTCCCACCTTGCTGGCTTACTTTGAGGAAGATAGCTATCTGTATTTAGTGCAAGAGTTTATTGATGGGCAGACTTTGCTCAAAGAGTTGCGACAACAGGGAACATGTAGCGAAACAGAAATTCGGGAAGTTTTGCTCGATTTACTGCCCGTTCTCAAGTTTATCCATGAGCGTGGGGTGATTCATCGGGACATCAAGCCACAAAATATTATGCGGAGATCGCCCCAACCCATGTTAACAAGGGGGGTTGGAGGGATGTCCGCAAGCGGGGGGAAGATAGGCGGGGCAAAGGGGGAACTAGTACTTATTGATTTTGGTGCTTCAAAGCAGTTGAGCGCAACAGTGCGAACTAAACCGGGGACGACTATTGGTACGCGTGGGTATAGCCCTTTAGAACAATTGCAGGATGGTGAGGCTTACCCAGCAAGTGATTTATTTGGTTTGGGAGCTACCTGCTTTCATTTAATATCAGGTGTTTCACCAGGTCTACTTTGGACAGAAAATGGCTATAGCTGGGTTGCTTCTTGGCGGCAATATTTGAAACGACCCATAAGTACAGATTTGGCTGAAATTTTCGATAAGCTTCTGAAAAAAGACATTAAAGAGCGTTATCAATCGGTGGATGAAGTCATCAAGGACTTGGTATCTGAGCCACTACCCTCGCCCTCACCCATACTGACAAATAGACTTTTAGCAGGTGCTGTCATTCTGTTGTTAGGATTTGGGGGAGTTTGGTATGTGAACGATTTCCAGCTTTTAGACTTTATAGGAGACAAAAATTCTTTCCTGATTAAAACCCTCAATGGGCATTCCAACTTAGTGACATCTGTCGCCATCAGTCCGATTCCCCCTGACTCCCCCCTTAGCAAGGGGGGACTGGGGGGGATTCTTGTCAGTAGCAGTTTTGACACGACGCTCAAACTATGGAATTTGGCAACTGGAAAGGAAATCTTCACACTAGAGGGGAATGCTGGTTCGGTTCATTCCGTCGCCACCAGTCCGGATGGTCGTACTGTAGCCAGTGGTAATGGTGACAACACCATCAAACTGTGGAATCCATTAACTGGACAGGAAATTCGCACCCTGTATGGGCATTTGAGTTCGGTTGAGTCCCTTGCCATTAGTTCAGATAGCAAAATGCTAGCCAGTGGCAGTTTTAACGGCACCATCATACTATGGAAACTGCCATCAGGAAAGGAAATCGCCACCATTAACTCACATTCTGGTGCGGTTAAATCCGTCGCCTTTAGTCCCGATGGCAAAACTCTTGCCAGTGGCAGTGAGGACAACACAATTAAACTATGGAATTTAGCTTCCAAAAAGGTCATCAGAATTTTCAAGGGGCATTCACAACCGATCCGGTCTGTCGCCATCACCCCTGACGGAAAAACTCTTGCCAGTAGCAGTGCTGACGACACTATCAAACTGTGGAATTTGTCAACCGGACAGGAAATCCACACCTTCAAAGGGCATTCCTTCTCGGTCAATTCTATCGCCATCACCCCCGATGGCAAAATCCTTGCCAGTGGTAGTAGTGACCACACCATCAAACTGTGGGATCTGGCAACGAAATGGGAAATTCGCACCCTCAAGGGGCATTCTAAAGAAGTGACTTCCATCGCCATCAGTCCTGATGGCAAAACCCTTGCTAGTGCTGGTACTGACGGGACTATCAATCTTTGGCGAATGGTTCGGTGA